A DNA window from Mytilus edulis chromosome 14, xbMytEdul2.2, whole genome shotgun sequence contains the following coding sequences:
- the LOC139502480 gene encoding innexin unc-9-like: MSELLGFVPKISKLRGKPNDDWIDRMSHVYTTVVLIIFTVAVSSGQFFKDPIQCWHPAEFKDSMEAYTKYHCWVKNTYYVPMYDEIPENISERQDAEITYYQWVPLILLFMAFLFKLPNVVWRIFNGGSGLNLDKIVHFAEQSQLGNPDDREKSIKSLANFMDKWLDSNVERNWNVINRTKQQISRYFCFFCNKKAGKYLVALYLFVKVLYVFNAIGQIFLLNAFLSTKFSFYGFEFLENLNSDRPWRASPRFPRVTLCDFQIRQLQNVQRFTVQCVLPINLFNEKIFIFIWFWLIFIAILAVYNLFMWIYLVMLNVNKTQYCKKYLKINNLLHTSFDKKLCAKFAENYMRDDGVFVLRVIAKNSTDLVVTDLVKELYELYKNKQSTRKNEDVKELEPVANGDDDDIKKPLNNEYS, translated from the coding sequence ATGTCTGAACTTCTCGGGTTTGTACCTAAGATTTCGAAGCTTCGAGGGAAGCCGAATGATGACTGGATTGATCGGATGTCGCATGTTTACACGACCGTTGTGTTGATAATCTTCACGGTTGCTGTCAGTTCCGGTCAGTTCTTCAAAGATCCAATACAATGTTGGCATCCGGCAGAATTCAAAGACTCGATGGAAGCGTATACGAAGTACCATTGTTGGGTGAAGAATACATACTATGTTCCGATGTATGACGAAATCCCAGAAAATATTTCCGAGCGTCAGGATGCAGAAATTACGTATTATCAGTGGGTTCCATTGATTTTGCTTTTCATGGCTTTCTTATTCAAACTTCCGAATGTCGTTTGGAGAATTTTCAATGGCGGATCTGGACTTAATTTAGATAAAATCGTACATTTTGCAGAGCAGTCACAGCTTGGAAATCCAGACGATCGTGAAAAATCAATTAAATCCCTGGCAAATTTTATGGACAAATGGTTAGACTCAAACGTTGAAAGGAACTGGAATGTTATTAATAGAACAAAACAACAGATCTCGCGTTATTTCTGTTTCTTCTGCAACAAAAAGGCGGGAAAATATTTAGTAGCACTTTACCTTTTCGTGAAggttttgtatgtttttaatgcAATCGGACAAATATTTCTCCTCAACGCTTTCCTTTCAACCAAATTCAGCTTTTATggttttgaatttttggaaaatcTAAACAGCGATAGACCATGGAGGGCTTCACCAAGATTTCCAAGAGTTACCCTTTGCGATTTCCAAATTAGACAACTCCAGAACGTACAAAGATTCACCGTACAGTGTGTTTTGCCAATCAATCTTTTCAACGAGAAGATCTTCATCTTTATTTGGTTCTGGTTGATCTTCATCGCCATTTTGGCTGTTTACAATTTGTTCATGTGGATTTACCTGGTTATGTTGAACGTCAACAAGACACAGTACTGCAAAAagtacttgaaaataaataacttacttcATACAAGCTTTGACAAAAAACTTTGCGCCAAGTTCGCAGAAAACTACATGCGTGACGATGGCGTTTTCGTTTTGCGAGTGATCGCTAAAAATTCTACCGATCTAGTCGTTACCGACCTTGTTAAAGAACTGTACGAACTGTACAAAAATAAACAGAGCACACGAAAAAATGAAGATGTCAAAGAATTGGAACCAGTCGCCAATGGTGATGATGATGACATTAAAAAACCTCTAAATAATGAATATTCATAA